A stretch of Bordetella genomosp. 13 DNA encodes these proteins:
- the pseB gene encoding UDP-N-acetylglucosamine 4,6-dehydratase (inverting) produces MLNNSSILITGGTGSFGRQYVRTLLDRFDPARIVVFSRDEQKHYQMQQEFSDPRLRYFVGDVRDRERLIFAMAGIDYVIHAAAMKHVPLAEYNPTECIRTNIHGAENVIAAALANKVKAVMALSTDKAANPINLYGATKLASDKLFTAANNIAGNTGTKFSIVRYGNVCASAGSVVPFFESLIRKGARALPITDREMTRFWITLQQGVDFVIKNFARMQGGEIFIPKIPSARMVDLAKAMGPDLDQEIVGIRPGEKLHEIMCPADDCHLTYEFEDHFVISPSISFAGGKHDYTTNELGERGELVPKMFEYNSGTNDRFLTLDEIRLYNRLARTGVSFTLADVEAGRFPEIEIQDIER; encoded by the coding sequence ATGCTAAACAATTCTTCCATTCTTATTACGGGCGGGACTGGAAGCTTCGGTCGGCAGTACGTGCGCACGCTATTGGATCGGTTCGATCCCGCGCGGATCGTCGTATTCTCACGCGACGAGCAGAAGCACTATCAGATGCAGCAAGAGTTCTCCGACCCGAGGTTGCGCTACTTCGTCGGGGACGTCCGGGACCGTGAACGCCTGATTTTTGCCATGGCCGGCATAGACTACGTTATTCATGCCGCGGCAATGAAGCATGTCCCCCTTGCTGAGTACAACCCCACGGAGTGCATCCGTACGAACATCCATGGAGCAGAGAACGTTATCGCAGCAGCGTTGGCCAACAAGGTCAAGGCAGTGATGGCTCTATCGACGGACAAGGCAGCCAACCCCATCAATTTGTATGGAGCTACAAAGCTAGCCTCGGACAAGCTATTTACAGCAGCTAACAACATAGCTGGGAACACCGGTACGAAGTTCAGCATCGTGCGCTATGGAAATGTCTGCGCGTCGGCGGGCTCCGTAGTACCATTTTTCGAGTCCTTAATAAGGAAAGGTGCTAGAGCGCTACCGATTACGGACCGGGAGATGACGCGGTTTTGGATAACACTACAGCAGGGCGTGGATTTTGTTATCAAGAACTTTGCTCGTATGCAGGGCGGAGAGATTTTCATTCCGAAGATCCCTTCTGCGCGTATGGTAGACCTAGCGAAGGCTATGGGTCCTGACCTCGACCAGGAAATAGTGGGGATTAGGCCAGGCGAGAAGCTCCACGAAATAATGTGCCCCGCTGATGATTGCCACCTCACTTATGAGTTCGAGGACCATTTCGTGATCTCTCCGTCGATTAGCTTCGCCGGCGGAAAGCACGACTATACGACCAATGAGCTGGGCGAGCGGGGAGAACTAGTGCCAAAGATGTTTGAGTACAATTCAGGCACTAATGATCGCTTTCTTACCCTGGACGAGATCCGGCTGTACAACCGATTGGCTCGGACGGGAGTGAGCTTCACGTTGGCCGATGTGGAAGCGGGACGTTTTCCCGAAATCGAGATTCAGGATATTGAACGATGA
- the pseC gene encoding UDP-4-amino-4,6-dideoxy-N-acetyl-beta-L-altrosamine transaminase, which produces MIPYGRQDITREDCLAVQEVLQSDFLTQGPAVGRFENAVAAYCQAAAGSAFSSATAALHGAYHALGVGAGDLVWTTPNTFVATANAALYLGADVDFVDIDAATLNMSVDALQSKLEQAKEFGRLPKVVVPVHFAGQCCDMQAIAALSKAYGFRIVEDASHAIGGRYQGHPVGSCRYSDITVFSFHPVKIITTGEGGLATTNSAELKNRMDLFRAHGVTRDGALMRASQHGAWYYEMVSLGYNYRMTDIQAALGLSQLTRVDDYVARRHDIASMYDQAFRDIGVRLPAQSKSQYSGYHLYVIRWPDGLGGRTRRQAFDYLKEHGLYVNVHYIPVHLQPYYQDLGFKLGQFPKAEEYYGEAITLPLFPGLLEGDIAHVIASVRACAGRKP; this is translated from the coding sequence ATGATCCCCTACGGGCGACAGGACATCACTCGTGAAGATTGCCTAGCGGTGCAGGAAGTCCTGCAGTCCGACTTTCTAACTCAGGGACCGGCAGTCGGACGTTTCGAAAACGCGGTGGCTGCTTATTGCCAAGCAGCGGCAGGTTCCGCATTCTCTAGTGCTACGGCGGCTTTGCATGGGGCTTATCATGCACTCGGAGTCGGCGCGGGCGACTTGGTGTGGACTACGCCCAATACGTTCGTAGCTACGGCGAACGCGGCCCTCTATCTGGGTGCGGACGTGGATTTTGTCGACATTGACGCAGCGACGCTAAACATGTCCGTCGACGCGCTACAAAGTAAGCTCGAGCAAGCCAAGGAGTTCGGGCGCCTGCCGAAAGTCGTGGTCCCAGTGCACTTCGCAGGGCAATGCTGCGACATGCAAGCAATTGCCGCTCTATCAAAGGCTTATGGGTTCCGTATTGTCGAGGACGCTTCCCACGCGATTGGTGGGCGTTACCAAGGTCATCCGGTAGGAAGTTGCCGCTATTCCGATATAACGGTGTTCAGCTTCCATCCCGTGAAGATCATTACGACCGGCGAAGGGGGGCTGGCTACCACGAATAGCGCGGAGTTGAAGAACCGGATGGATTTGTTCCGCGCTCATGGCGTGACCCGGGATGGGGCGTTGATGCGTGCGTCTCAGCATGGCGCGTGGTATTACGAGATGGTAAGCCTTGGGTACAACTACCGTATGACGGATATCCAAGCTGCATTAGGGCTGAGTCAACTGACGAGAGTTGATGATTACGTCGCCCGCCGGCACGACATCGCGTCCATGTATGACCAAGCCTTTCGCGACATCGGAGTCCGGCTCCCTGCTCAATCGAAAAGCCAGTATTCGGGCTACCATTTGTATGTGATCCGCTGGCCGGACGGACTCGGAGGGCGAACACGTCGGCAGGCTTTCGATTACCTTAAAGAGCATGGTCTGTACGTTAACGTGCACTATATTCCTGTGCATCTGCAGCCGTATTATCAGGATCTCGGGTTCAAACTTGGCCAGTTTCCGAAAGCTGAGGAATATTATGGCGAAGCGATCACTCTGCCACTGTTTCCGGGTCTGCTCGAAGGGGATATTGCTCACGTCATTGCAAGCGTGCGGGCTTGCGCCGGAAGGAAGCCCTGA
- the pseF gene encoding pseudaminic acid cytidylyltransferase: MARDPIIVVVPARGGSKRVPRKNVRPFHGKPMLHWPLRAAQDTGLFDRIVVSTDDPDIAEAARAGGAEVPFLRDASLADDVTGTTDVVRDAVVRLRLPDDAAVCCLYPTAAFVQARDLASGLEALREGGVPWVISVAAYRTPIQRAYLLKEDGLVEPAMPEYMPMRSQDLPQAFFDAGQFYWARAKTWRTAGLRVWDGARPVMLDANRVVDIDTLSDWAYAERLFALWREGAD; this comes from the coding sequence ATGGCGCGTGACCCTATCATCGTCGTCGTACCAGCAAGGGGTGGGTCTAAGCGGGTGCCACGTAAGAATGTGCGCCCGTTTCACGGCAAGCCGATGCTCCATTGGCCATTGCGCGCTGCTCAGGACACTGGCCTTTTCGACCGGATTGTTGTCTCGACGGATGATCCTGATATTGCCGAGGCTGCCCGCGCTGGTGGGGCCGAGGTCCCGTTCCTCCGGGATGCCAGTCTGGCCGACGACGTGACAGGCACGACAGACGTTGTTCGCGATGCTGTGGTCCGGTTGCGGTTGCCTGATGACGCTGCGGTCTGTTGTCTGTATCCCACGGCGGCGTTTGTGCAAGCGAGAGACCTGGCTTCAGGGCTGGAGGCATTGCGGGAGGGCGGCGTACCGTGGGTTATTTCTGTGGCCGCCTACCGCACACCGATCCAGCGCGCCTATTTATTGAAGGAGGATGGGCTAGTCGAGCCTGCAATGCCGGAATACATGCCCATGCGATCGCAGGATCTGCCGCAGGCATTTTTTGATGCCGGACAGTTCTATTGGGCCCGCGCCAAAACTTGGCGGACGGCGGGGCTACGGGTTTGGGATGGTGCGCGTCCAGTAATGCTAGATGCCAATCGAGTGGTCGACATCGATACGCTATCGGACTGGGCGTACGCCGAGCGGCTTTTTGCTCTATGGCGAGAAGGCGCCGATTAA
- a CDS encoding aminotransferase class I/II-fold pyridoxal phosphate-dependent enzyme, with the protein MPGLTTGLKNKLIQQALERKMRQVDKDQERRPAPTAPQTGRPSIPEAYTRFDHHPGYRHLRIMNDGAARIGVRSPFFKLHEGVAGSETRIGGKKYVNFASYNYLGMSGDPVVAQAAKDAIDRYGTSVSASRLVSGERPVHRELERALAELYGVDDAVTFVSGHAANVTTIGYLFGPRDLVVHDELIHNSVLQGIQLSGAKRLSFPHNDAESLDRLLENQRPQFERVLIVLEGIYSMDGDFPDLPRFVEIKRRHQAFLMVDEAHSLGVMGATGRGIREHFGLPGKAVDIWMGTLSKALAGCGGYIAGETALVEHLKFLAPGFLYSVGMPPPVAAASLAALRRMLEMPERVSAVQQRGALLLDQARSAGIDTGYSTGFAVIPAIVGSSLRAAKLSATLFERGINVQPILYPAVPEKSARLRFFVSASHTESQILETVEMLVQAGGTR; encoded by the coding sequence TTGCCCGGCCTGACGACAGGCCTCAAGAACAAGCTGATCCAGCAGGCCCTGGAGCGCAAGATGCGCCAGGTGGACAAGGATCAGGAGCGACGTCCGGCGCCGACCGCGCCCCAGACCGGCCGGCCATCCATCCCCGAGGCCTACACTCGCTTCGATCACCACCCGGGCTACCGGCATCTGCGCATCATGAACGACGGCGCCGCGCGCATCGGCGTGCGCAGCCCATTCTTCAAGCTGCACGAAGGTGTGGCCGGCTCGGAGACGCGTATTGGCGGCAAGAAGTACGTCAACTTCGCCAGCTACAACTATCTGGGCATGTCAGGGGACCCGGTTGTCGCCCAGGCCGCCAAGGACGCGATCGACAGGTATGGCACCTCAGTGTCGGCCAGTCGTCTGGTGTCTGGCGAACGCCCGGTGCATCGCGAGCTCGAGCGGGCCTTGGCCGAACTGTACGGCGTCGACGACGCGGTGACGTTTGTCAGCGGCCATGCGGCCAACGTCACCACGATAGGCTACCTTTTCGGCCCCCGCGATCTGGTCGTCCACGACGAACTGATACACAACAGTGTGCTGCAGGGCATACAGCTGTCGGGCGCCAAGCGGCTGTCCTTTCCGCACAACGATGCCGAGTCACTGGACAGGCTGTTGGAGAACCAGCGCCCCCAGTTCGAACGGGTGCTGATCGTGCTGGAAGGCATATACAGCATGGACGGCGACTTCCCCGACCTGCCACGCTTCGTCGAGATCAAGCGCCGGCATCAGGCTTTCCTCATGGTGGACGAAGCGCATTCGCTGGGGGTGATGGGCGCTACCGGCCGAGGCATCCGCGAACACTTCGGCCTGCCCGGAAAGGCCGTGGACATCTGGATGGGCACTCTGAGCAAGGCGCTCGCGGGCTGCGGCGGCTACATCGCCGGGGAAACGGCGCTGGTCGAGCACTTGAAGTTCCTGGCGCCAGGGTTTCTGTACAGCGTGGGCATGCCGCCGCCGGTGGCGGCCGCATCCCTGGCGGCCCTGCGCCGCATGCTGGAAATGCCGGAACGAGTCAGCGCCGTGCAGCAGCGCGGCGCCCTGCTGCTGGACCAAGCCAGATCGGCGGGCATCGATACCGGATACAGTACCGGCTTCGCCGTGATTCCGGCGATAGTCGGCAGTTCCCTGCGCGCCGCCAAATTGTCGGCCACGTTGTTCGAGCGCGGCATCAATGTGCAGCCGATCCTGTACCCGGCGGTGCCTGAAAAATCGGCGCGGTTGCGGTTCTTCGTGTCGGCGTCTCATACCGAGAGTCAGATATTGGAGACGGTCGAGATGCTGGTTCAGGCTGGAGGCACTCGGTAA